Proteins encoded by one window of Flavobacterium sp. N502540:
- a CDS encoding DUF5686 and carboxypeptidase regulatory-like domain-containing protein, with protein sequence MKNYTLLAFLFFSISNFAQIKGTVTDEKGTPLPFVSIFEENTYSGTTSNEQGKFQLTVKEPGKNKIVFQYLGYKTQKITISANAKTTLPDVKMAEESFALNEVVIDPKNNPANAIIKSAIAAKKDNSDKIARYTADFYSKGMFKVKDLPKKILGQKVDLGDDMASNLDSTGTGILYLSETISKVSFEKPNKLKEHIIASKISGNNRGYSYNTATRSTYDFYENTVGFDTKLISPIANNAFSYYKYKLEASFYDDNKQQIYKIKVIPKRDKEPVFEGYIYIVDDSFAIYAIDLDIKGYRMKNEFTEVMNLKQNFTYNTQNKIWIKNAQTLNFTAGLFGIKFSGKFAYVYSNYEFPASFDKKTFGNEIVAFELNANKKDDAFWNSIRPIPLTIEESTDYTKKDSLLVIRKSQKYTDSIDAKNNKFKALDVLMGYDYKNTFKRHSFHYKGLLNLTSLNFNTVQGFNLDSGFSFKKWSEDESKTTSTSTTFNYGFSDERLRVIGEFSHKFNTINYATINASGGTKVAQFNSAEPITKLVNSISSLFFKDNYMKLYNLEFAQINYSQNVLNGVSLNAKLGYEQRKPLFNTTDYSFFKKEDFYSSNNTLAPNDFTMPEFDQHHLFKAALSARINFGNKYISRPDGRYNFKDDKFPTLFLNVEKAFAASEKKYEFEKIGATVLYDLSLGNKGVLGMSFKAAKFFNADNISFIDYKHFNGNQTHIGTSDRYLNVFNLMPYYTNSTNDSYFEMHLEHNDKGFIMNKIPLLNLLKSTMNIGFHSLAVPDRKPYTEFTAGLDNLGFGKFKIFRIDYVHSYQGGIQQNGVVFGLKILNALD encoded by the coding sequence ATGAAAAACTATACTTTACTTGCCTTTTTATTCTTTTCAATTTCAAATTTCGCCCAAATTAAGGGAACTGTAACTGATGAAAAAGGGACTCCTTTACCCTTTGTATCCATCTTTGAAGAAAACACCTATAGCGGAACAACTTCTAACGAACAGGGAAAATTTCAGCTTACCGTAAAAGAGCCCGGCAAAAACAAAATCGTTTTTCAATATCTGGGGTATAAAACTCAAAAAATAACCATTTCTGCTAATGCAAAAACGACACTGCCGGATGTAAAAATGGCTGAGGAAAGTTTTGCTTTAAACGAGGTAGTAATTGACCCCAAAAATAATCCTGCCAACGCCATTATTAAAAGTGCTATAGCAGCAAAAAAAGACAACTCCGACAAAATTGCGCGATATACTGCCGATTTTTACTCCAAAGGAATGTTTAAGGTCAAAGATTTACCTAAGAAGATTCTGGGACAAAAAGTAGATCTGGGTGACGATATGGCGTCGAATCTGGATTCTACCGGAACTGGTATTTTATATTTATCCGAAACCATCTCTAAAGTTAGTTTTGAAAAACCCAACAAACTAAAAGAACACATTATTGCTTCGAAAATCTCGGGAAACAATAGAGGATACAGTTATAATACCGCTACACGGTCCACTTATGATTTTTACGAAAATACTGTTGGCTTTGACACCAAACTCATTTCGCCTATTGCCAATAATGCCTTCAGCTATTACAAATACAAACTCGAAGCTTCTTTTTACGATGACAACAAACAGCAGATCTACAAAATCAAAGTAATCCCAAAACGCGATAAAGAGCCTGTTTTTGAAGGTTATATTTACATTGTCGATGACAGCTTTGCCATTTATGCCATCGATTTGGACATCAAAGGTTACCGCATGAAAAACGAATTCACGGAGGTAATGAATCTAAAACAAAATTTCACCTACAACACACAAAATAAAATCTGGATTAAAAATGCGCAAACCTTAAATTTTACAGCCGGTCTTTTTGGGATTAAATTTTCCGGAAAATTCGCTTACGTATATTCCAACTACGAATTTCCAGCTTCATTTGACAAGAAAACGTTTGGAAACGAAATTGTCGCTTTTGAACTTAACGCCAACAAAAAAGACGATGCTTTCTGGAACAGCATTCGCCCAATACCACTAACCATTGAAGAAAGTACCGATTATACTAAAAAAGACAGTCTGCTGGTCATTCGAAAATCTCAAAAATACACCGACTCTATTGACGCCAAAAACAACAAGTTCAAAGCTCTGGACGTCTTAATGGGTTACGATTATAAAAACACCTTCAAAAGACATTCTTTCCACTATAAAGGATTACTGAATCTGACTTCCTTAAATTTTAATACCGTTCAGGGTTTTAATTTAGATTCCGGTTTCTCTTTTAAGAAATGGAGTGAAGACGAAAGCAAAACGACTTCAACCAGTACCACCTTTAATTATGGTTTTTCAGACGAGCGCTTGCGGGTTATTGGAGAATTCAGTCATAAATTCAATACTATAAATTATGCTACGATCAATGCATCAGGAGGGACTAAAGTAGCACAATTCAATAGTGCCGAACCCATAACCAAGTTGGTCAATTCAATAAGTTCTTTATTTTTTAAAGACAATTACATGAAACTGTATAATTTAGAATTTGCACAGATCAACTATTCACAAAACGTGCTGAATGGTGTTAGCCTCAATGCAAAATTGGGTTATGAGCAACGAAAACCACTTTTTAACACCACCGATTATTCTTTCTTTAAAAAAGAGGACTTCTACTCTTCCAATAATACATTAGCTCCAAACGACTTTACGATGCCGGAATTTGACCAGCACCATTTGTTTAAAGCGGCTTTAAGTGCCCGAATTAACTTTGGAAACAAATACATTTCAAGACCGGATGGAAGATATAATTTTAAAGACGACAAATTCCCAACACTTTTCTTAAATGTTGAAAAAGCCTTTGCAGCCAGCGAAAAAAAATATGAATTTGAAAAAATAGGAGCTACTGTACTCTACGATTTATCATTGGGCAATAAAGGTGTTTTAGGGATGAGTTTCAAGGCTGCTAAATTCTTTAATGCGGATAACATTTCGTTCATCGATTATAAACATTTTAACGGAAATCAAACCCATATTGGTACAAGCGATCGCTACCTGAATGTTTTCAACCTGATGCCTTATTATACCAACAGTACCAATGACAGCTATTTTGAAATGCATCTGGAGCACAACGACAAAGGTTTTATCATGAATAAAATCCCACTTTTGAATCTTTTAAAATCAACGATGAACATTGGCTTTCATTCACTGGCCGTACCGGACAGAAAACCATACACCGAGTTTACAGCTGGTTTAGATAATTTAGGATTTGGGAAGTTCAAAATCTTCAGGATAGACTATGTACATTCTTATCAGGGAGGAATCCAACAAAATGGTGTAGTTTTCGGATTGAAAATCCTGAACGCACTAGACTAG
- a CDS encoding porin family protein produces MKKIILAAVLFIATSATIQAQLVQFGVKAGVNFASQPGDASLQGVAFDKDGITSYHVGVVAEVKLLEKFSIQPELLYSTQGATYKFKDAQQDFKNELAYLSVPVMAKIYMTKSLSLEVGPQASFLVSQKNDVRFNDANTFDFALNAGLGLKITKSIFVQGRYSLGLTDVSSSADVRNSVVQLSAGFLF; encoded by the coding sequence ATGAAAAAGATAATCTTAGCAGCTGTATTGTTTATCGCAACTTCAGCTACAATTCAGGCACAATTAGTACAATTTGGAGTTAAAGCAGGGGTTAACTTTGCAAGCCAACCAGGAGACGCGTCATTACAAGGTGTAGCTTTTGACAAAGATGGTATCACAAGTTATCATGTTGGTGTAGTTGCAGAAGTTAAATTGTTAGAAAAATTCTCAATTCAACCTGAGCTTTTATATTCTACTCAAGGTGCAACGTATAAATTTAAAGATGCTCAACAAGACTTTAAAAACGAGTTAGCATATCTATCTGTTCCTGTAATGGCTAAAATTTATATGACAAAATCATTAAGCTTAGAAGTTGGTCCTCAAGCTTCCTTTTTAGTAAGTCAAAAAAATGATGTAAGATTTAATGATGCTAATACATTTGACTTTGCTCTTAATGCAGGTTTAGGATTAAAAATTACCAAAAGTATTTTTGTACAAGGTCGTTATAGTTTAGGTTTAACTGATGTTTCATCAAGTGCAGATGTTAGAAACTCTGTAGTTCAGCTATCAGCCGGATTCTTGTTCTAA
- a CDS encoding porin family protein, which translates to MKRIILAAMAVMVFGFANAQKTRFGVKGGLNISTVVGGDVDHVKSLVGFHVGGFAEIHVVQRFFIQPELLFSTQGTKVDLPLGNDSDIKLNYLNIPVLAKYYIVDKKFSVEAGPQLGILLSAKNDGRNIKDFTRSADLGFNLGAGYSFTDNLSVGLRYTIGLSPLSDKDIDNSDDYYDSAKNSNLALSLAYKF; encoded by the coding sequence ATGAAAAGAATAATTTTGGCTGCTATGGCAGTAATGGTATTTGGTTTTGCTAATGCACAAAAGACCAGATTCGGAGTAAAAGGAGGTCTTAATATTTCAACAGTAGTTGGAGGAGATGTGGATCATGTTAAATCTCTTGTAGGTTTTCACGTTGGAGGTTTTGCAGAAATTCATGTGGTTCAGAGATTCTTTATTCAGCCTGAGCTTTTGTTTTCTACTCAGGGAACTAAAGTAGACTTGCCTCTTGGGAATGATAGTGATATTAAATTAAACTATTTAAATATTCCTGTATTGGCGAAATATTATATCGTTGACAAAAAATTTAGTGTTGAAGCTGGTCCGCAGTTGGGGATTTTGTTGTCAGCGAAAAATGATGGTAGAAACATTAAAGATTTTACAAGATCAGCAGATCTAGGGTTCAATCTTGGAGCCGGATACAGTTTTACGGATAACCTTTCAGTAGGTCTTCGTTACACAATTGGTTTATCTCCACTTTCTGATAAAGATATTGATAATTCAGATGATTATTATGACAGTGCTAAAAACAGTAACCTTGCGTTATCTTTAGCGTATAAATTCTAA
- the aroQ gene encoding type II 3-dehydroquinate dehydratase, with product MKICIINGPNLNLLGKREPEVYGSQTFEDYFATLQDKFPNIELSYYQSNIEGELIGKIQECGFTFDGIILNAGAYTHTSIGLGDAMKAVTTPVIEVHISNTYARESFRHQSYLSGNAKGVILGFGLKSYELAIQSFL from the coding sequence ATGAAAATCTGCATTATCAACGGACCCAATTTGAATCTTTTAGGAAAAAGAGAACCGGAAGTTTACGGAAGTCAAACTTTTGAAGATTATTTTGCAACGTTGCAGGATAAATTCCCAAACATTGAACTTTCCTATTACCAAAGCAATATTGAAGGCGAATTGATTGGGAAAATTCAGGAATGCGGTTTTACTTTTGACGGAATTATTCTGAATGCAGGAGCTTACACTCATACTTCAATAGGATTAGGCGATGCCATGAAAGCGGTTACAACTCCCGTGATCGAAGTACACATTTCTAACACTTACGCTCGTGAAAGTTTCAGACATCAGTCGTATTTATCCGGAAATGCCAAAGGTGTCATTCTTGGTTTCGGGCTAAAAAGCTACGAACTGGCCATTCAGTCTTTTCTGTGA